One Mesorhizobium sp. J428 DNA segment encodes these proteins:
- a CDS encoding aldo/keto reductase codes for MRYNQLGRTGLFVSELCLGTMTFGEAGAGGQWGQIAKVDQEAADRLIERSLAAGINFFDTANVYSFGESEKILGQSLKNLGVRRQDVVIATKFHGVMGSGPNERGSSRGHIMDQVEQSLERLGTDHIDLYQVHGTDTVTPIDETLRALDDLVSRGLVRYVGVSNWQAWRIAKALGISERKDYARFETVQSYYSIAGRDLERDIVPMLTEEKLGLMVWSPLAGGLLSGKYGPGAPGNGEGRRASFNFPPVDEEKAWPIVAIMRDVAKAHDATVASVALAWILARPFVMSIIIGASRMDQLEQNLAAVDLRLTADELARLDEASALTPEYPGWMLERQAAGRVPAPFVPKK; via the coding sequence ATGCGATACAATCAGCTTGGCCGCACAGGCCTTTTCGTTTCCGAACTGTGCCTCGGCACGATGACCTTCGGCGAGGCCGGCGCCGGCGGCCAGTGGGGCCAGATCGCCAAGGTCGATCAGGAGGCCGCGGACCGCCTCATCGAGCGGTCGCTCGCCGCCGGCATCAACTTCTTCGACACAGCCAACGTCTATTCCTTCGGCGAGTCCGAAAAGATTCTCGGCCAGTCGCTCAAGAACCTCGGCGTGCGCCGCCAGGACGTGGTCATCGCGACCAAGTTCCACGGCGTCATGGGCAGCGGCCCCAACGAGCGCGGTTCCTCGCGCGGCCATATCATGGACCAGGTCGAGCAGAGCCTGGAGCGTCTCGGCACCGACCACATCGACCTCTACCAGGTGCACGGCACCGACACGGTGACGCCGATCGACGAGACGCTGCGCGCGCTCGACGACCTCGTCTCGCGCGGCCTCGTCCGCTATGTCGGCGTCTCCAACTGGCAGGCCTGGCGCATCGCCAAGGCCCTCGGCATCTCGGAACGCAAGGACTACGCCCGCTTCGAGACGGTCCAGTCCTACTATTCCATCGCCGGCCGCGACCTCGAACGCGACATCGTGCCGATGCTGACCGAGGAGAAGCTCGGCCTGATGGTCTGGTCGCCGCTCGCCGGCGGTCTTCTGTCGGGCAAATACGGCCCCGGCGCGCCGGGCAATGGCGAGGGCCGCCGCGCCTCCTTCAACTTCCCGCCGGTCGATGAGGAAAAGGCCTGGCCGATCGTCGCCATCATGCGCGACGTCGCCAAGGCGCACGACGCCACCGTCGCCTCGGTGGCGCTCGCCTGGATCCTCGCCCGTCCCTTCGTGATGAGCATCATCATCGGCGCCTCGCGGATGGACCAGCTGGAGCAGAACCTCGCCGCGGTCGACCTGCGCCTCACCGCCGACGAGCTCGCCCGCCTCGACGAGGCAAGCGCGCTTACGCCCGAATATCCGGGCTGGATGCTGGAGCGCCAGGCCGCCGGCCGCGTGCCGGCGCCGTTCGTGCCGAAGAAATGA
- a CDS encoding helix-turn-helix domain-containing protein: MRTFDLKQIDSSTRFGFWREVLCNVYVALDSEPVSRHEFVGAVTEHPFSDFSVSNISSQKQLISRNARGIRRDTDSFCFLNLQVRGSCRVVQAKRETVTNPGEFSIVDSTEPFLHDYFTDEWEMHSFKIPKRVLDTHMDVQHDCVARKVTDRTPVGKIAIDYLTAIARNPQSLTGNAIDLNKIMVDLIGLSLGRAQDVHEGRRKSWRAGLCHSILSYIELNFADPELTPSKVAAHFGISTRYLHMIMEERDQTFGQSLLRKRLERSAQNLLDERCVNISDAAFRAGFNDLSHFSRVFRQHYGMSPREYRNSLSDPESRPLI, encoded by the coding sequence GTGAGGACCTTTGATCTCAAGCAGATAGACTCGTCGACGAGATTCGGCTTCTGGCGGGAGGTTCTGTGCAACGTCTACGTTGCGCTGGACTCCGAGCCGGTCTCTCGGCACGAGTTCGTCGGCGCGGTCACGGAGCATCCGTTCTCCGACTTTTCGGTTTCCAACATCAGTTCGCAGAAGCAGCTCATTTCCCGCAACGCCAGGGGTATCCGCCGCGACACCGACTCGTTCTGCTTTCTGAATCTTCAGGTCAGAGGGTCGTGCCGCGTCGTGCAGGCGAAGCGGGAGACGGTGACGAATCCGGGCGAATTCAGCATCGTCGATTCGACCGAGCCCTTTCTGCACGACTATTTCACCGATGAATGGGAGATGCATTCCTTCAAGATCCCGAAACGGGTTCTCGATACGCATATGGACGTCCAGCACGACTGCGTGGCCCGGAAGGTAACAGACCGGACACCCGTCGGAAAGATCGCCATCGACTATCTCACGGCCATCGCGAGAAACCCGCAAAGCCTTACCGGCAACGCGATCGATCTGAACAAGATCATGGTCGATCTCATCGGACTGTCGCTGGGCCGGGCGCAGGACGTGCACGAAGGGCGCAGGAAGAGCTGGAGAGCGGGGCTCTGCCACTCCATCCTCAGCTACATCGAGCTGAACTTTGCCGATCCCGAGCTGACGCCGTCGAAGGTTGCGGCGCATTTCGGCATATCCACGCGCTACCTTCACATGATCATGGAGGAGCGCGACCAGACCTTCGGCCAGAGCCTGCTAAGGAAGCGCCTCGAGCGGAGCGCGCAAAACCTGCTCGACGAGCGCTGCGTCAACATATCGGACGCAGCGTTCAGGGCTGGCTTCAACGACCTGTCCCACTTCAGCCGGGTCTTCCGGCAGCACTATGGGATGTCTCCTCGCGAATACCGGAACTCCCTCTCGGATCCCGAGAGCCGGCCGCTGATTTGA
- a CDS encoding SDR family NAD(P)-dependent oxidoreductase — MEFKDKTVLITGAAGGIGKAATKAFFEQGAKLVLIDLAQPSLEAMARELALDPDRCVLIAADVSKESEVESFVAATKAKFGRIDVFFNNAGVEGKTGLLIDTDADTLDKILDVNVKGCFFGLKYVLREMIAQGGGAVVNTSSMAGLIGFHSLGVYTASKHAVIGLTRAAAAEVAASKVRVNAVCPGPVETRMMREIEAGISATDPVAVKGQFENLTGLKRYAEPEEIADLVLFLASDKASYITGSMYTIDGGMTGM, encoded by the coding sequence TTCTTCGAACAGGGCGCCAAGCTGGTGCTCATCGATCTGGCTCAGCCGTCTCTCGAGGCAATGGCCAGGGAACTCGCACTGGACCCCGACCGCTGCGTCCTGATCGCGGCGGACGTCTCCAAGGAAAGCGAAGTGGAGAGCTTCGTCGCGGCGACAAAGGCAAAGTTCGGACGCATCGACGTCTTCTTCAACAATGCCGGCGTCGAGGGCAAGACAGGCCTGCTGATCGACACGGACGCCGATACGCTCGACAAGATCCTCGACGTCAACGTGAAGGGCTGCTTCTTCGGCCTGAAATACGTGCTGCGGGAAATGATCGCCCAGGGGGGCGGGGCCGTGGTGAACACGTCCTCGATGGCAGGACTCATCGGCTTCCATTCGCTCGGCGTCTACACCGCCTCCAAACATGCGGTGATCGGGCTCACGCGAGCCGCGGCCGCGGAGGTCGCCGCCTCCAAGGTCCGCGTCAATGCGGTCTGCCCCGGGCCGGTCGAGACGCGCATGATGCGGGAAATCGAGGCGGGCATATCGGCCACCGATCCGGTCGCGGTGAAGGGACAGTTCGAGAACCTGACCGGCCTCAAGCGCTATGCCGAGCCCGAGGAGATCGCGGATCTGGTTCTCTTCCTCGCGTCGGACAAGGCGTCCTACATCACCGGGAGCATGTACACGATCGACGGCGGCATGACCGGCATGTGA